GCGTAGTCTGCTTCACTCACCACAAGCACGACTTCATCCATGTCGGGATGAGTAGTAAAAAGACGTACCGTATGAGCCAAGATCGGCTCGCCCGCAAGTGGTAACCACAACTTGTTTCGTTGCCCACCCATTCGTTTACCCGAACCGGCTGCAACGATCACGACACCCGTACTCACTGATTCATCCCTCTCCTGTTGTCTTTTCTATAACGCTCGTTCCAGCAGCTTTGGTTTGGCGAAGATCATACGTCCTGCTGAAGTTTGTAGCACACTCGTTACGAGAACATCGACGTCGTTTCCGATGTATTCTCGTCCGCCCTCCACAACAATCATCGTGCCATCGTCCAGATAAGCGACACCCTGACCGTGTTCCTTCCCATCCTTGATGACTTGAACGTTCATCTCTTCTCCAGGTAAAACTACGGGCTTAACTGCATTCGCTAAATCATTGATGTTCAATACCGCAACACCTTGCAGCTCACATACCTTGTTCAGGTTAAAGTCGTTTGTTACGACCTTTCCGCTAATGAGCTTAGCGAGCTTGATCAGCTTGCTGTCCACCTCGGATACTTCTTCAAAATCGCCTTCCCAAATCTGAACCTTTACCTTCATTTCTTTTTGAATCTTGTTCAAGATATCCAGACCCCGACGACCGCGGTTTCTCTTCAGTACATCGGAGGAATCGGCGATATGCTGCAATTCCTCTAGCACAAATCCCGGAATGATCAGTACCCCTTCCAGAAAGCCGGTACGGCAAATATCTGCGATGCGTCCGTCAATGATGACACTGGTATCGAGAATTTTATTTTCCAAGTTAACGGCAGTTGTTGCACTATCCTTTTTCTTATCCTTACGTCCAATCGAAAATACCGACATAATCTCGTCCCGCTTGCGAAACCCTACCTGGAAGCCCAAATAACCGAGCAACCCGGAAACAATTAACGGCAAAAGATCTCCTACAAATGGAAGCGGAATTTTACTGATGGGCAGGAATAATAAGAATGCAACAATAAGACCACTAATCAACCCCATCGCTCCGAACATCACATCGACAACCGGCATTTTGACGAGTGTCTCTTCACCCCATCGAACGATGCGCAGAACATAATCCACAACCCAATTCGCTAAAAAGAAAAACAAGATGGCACCCAGTACAGCTCCAATATATTGCGATCCGGCTACTACACCAAAGTTTAACAGTGGATCAAGCAACGAGAACAATTCGTCACCAAAGCGATATCCCAATCCGCCACCAATCAAAACAAAAATGAATTTTCCTACTCGGCGTAACATGCCTTCACCTCCTTTTACTAATATAGACAGAAGCCTAAAAGTAAAAACCTATTTTTTTCCAAATCATTATAATGCTTCATTTTACTTTCCCTCACTATAGCAAAAAAGATTTTGCCATGTCAAATAGCCAAAAATTTTAACATAGTTGTCATTTTCTCGTCAACCCGGGAACATTCGTTTCCTTCGATGATAAATTGACAGGGAGCTGACTCCCTTCTTATAATGTCTGTATCGTAATGAGAGAAAATTATGACGATACCAACAGCCTAAAGCAGAGGTGAACCAGATGGACAATCGAAACATAGACGACTTTCAAACGCAAGTATCCGAGCTTTTGATCAGACATCGTAGCGTACTGGACGTCATGTCCAAAGTTCAGGAAACGGCATCCCGCATTAACCGTTCACTGACAAAAGCTATCACCGAATGCGGCTGTGTCGAAGTGGTTGCCAAAAAACAGACGTACGATTCGAACAAGAACCTGGAGGACAACAAGTCCCATTTGGACACCCACTTTACCGGACCGCTGTGCGAGCATTGTCGCGATGTAGTTACTGCTGAGCTTGGCAAAAACCTCTTTTACCTCACTGCCTTGTGCAATATTACTGACATTAAGCTAGAAGATGTTCTTCAGAAAGAATCCAACCGATTGAATACTTTGGGTGTCTTCAACTTGTCTTAAAAGTCCGTTACTCGTATTACGAATGAACCCTAAAAAAAGTTGCATACAAAAAAAGAAAAACCCGCACATTGAAGTGTGGGTTTTTTTATGCCGTACCTATTCAAACGGAACGGATTCTTCCTCTTTGTTTTTACGCTTGCGTAATTTTTTGACGAGAAAGTCAACGTTTTTTTTTATTCCGTACAGTGCATAAAAAGCAAGTGGCAGGAAGACAATTTTCGGAAATTGTTGCGGATACTTAATCGCTACAACAACCACAATCGCGATGATAATAGGTGTGATCCAGTAAGCAGACTTGGGAAT
The window above is part of the Brevibacillus antibioticus genome. Proteins encoded here:
- a CDS encoding DUF1573 domain-containing protein — protein: MDNRNIDDFQTQVSELLIRHRSVLDVMSKVQETASRINRSLTKAITECGCVEVVAKKQTYDSNKNLEDNKSHLDTHFTGPLCEHCRDVVTAELGKNLFYLTALCNITDIKLEDVLQKESNRLNTLGVFNLS
- a CDS encoding PIN/TRAM domain-containing protein — protein: MLRRVGKFIFVLIGGGLGYRFGDELFSLLDPLLNFGVVAGSQYIGAVLGAILFFFLANWVVDYVLRIVRWGEETLVKMPVVDVMFGAMGLISGLIVAFLLFLPISKIPLPFVGDLLPLIVSGLLGYLGFQVGFRKRDEIMSVFSIGRKDKKKDSATTAVNLENKILDTSVIIDGRIADICRTGFLEGVLIIPGFVLEELQHIADSSDVLKRNRGRRGLDILNKIQKEMKVKVQIWEGDFEEVSEVDSKLIKLAKLISGKVVTNDFNLNKVCELQGVAVLNINDLANAVKPVVLPGEEMNVQVIKDGKEHGQGVAYLDDGTMIVVEGGREYIGNDVDVLVTSVLQTSAGRMIFAKPKLLERAL